Genomic segment of Apium graveolens cultivar Ventura chromosome 7, ASM990537v1, whole genome shotgun sequence:
aaaAAGGAATTGGAACTCGGCCCTGACCaccgcggaagaatctcctaagcatctgcaatatatatatatataaaacatactgcaagggtgagcaaccaattgctcagcagtaccactatatgaataacaagtaaaacagtttataataaagcagttataggaacagaattcataactcgttagaaaacaagtaaacgTTCATAACTGGATATAAAAAAAACTAGCATGCTCCAAGAAGCAACaatatcagtcgtgtgctgtgcataaaaaccatagttcaattttagcatgctatttccattttcaaaccttccgttccattacaggaaccataaaaccatttgtcccgttacggggacccaaaatcatttgttccgttacgggaaccataaaacttgtcccatcacaggacctatgaAACTTGTTCCTCTCGGGGAACCTTAAAATCACTTCTTCCATTACTGTAACCACAACATCCTCTATCTCAAACACgttgatttgttaaacaatttcaaaactgaatcaatcaaatctattggacgtttaacgggtgaagatagctgatcagtctaccctcaccggacagcgactagcggccatccagaaatagaatatgttccggaacttgggaaaagactagctaggtctttcccccacgctggactaatcggttaaacataTTGCCAatccaattagccacttacgcaacctcATGCTGGGCcattaccgaataacgggcctcttacgcaactccaatagatcaactgaattccctttttgcctctttTCAAAATTCCACGACATACGTGGATTAAAAGagtctctttatccagtttccaaaatcactgtcacctatctctttttaaaaccattctgttacagcacactattcaaaactcttttcatttaaatcacgtttagagataggtgttttcagaagttacttttccccaaaaacataattttaaacaacattttcaaatacaggggatacgtaacttaaagcatttctgttccattacgagattaaaacattagctattcacatatactgaaccataaaagaatggtcaggggtacttgccttgcagagctttaccactattactgattgaccttggactaacttggacactcggctttatcgccttactattagactatcctggatccgacttcaacatTCAGGTCCTTCTCTTAGAACCTCGCTATGCTTGCCGattgatcactaggttatctttagttcgacttcaattcttgagtccttcgactggaacctacagagccgaaataccctaggttagacgtctaggtatgcttgacatatcctcgataccaattctacccaacgatattcaaacccgactcgtaattatatacattgttacaatacaataacacactcaacagtcagggttcacgttctcgagaaatcggtttggtgttcattttcagaaaacatgtatacttgtcattttacgaaattagagttactggattttgacaaaacattcaccacaacatacaatcaggtttcgcacaagatatatgtatatatttatttatacttGTTCGGCGTTCCGATAACTACAGGGTATGTTCCGAATTTCcgaatttaattttaaaaaaattcgggcagcacctcctctgtttatcggcctacccgtcgaacaactcgatgTCAAATCACAACCAATCCAATCAGTCCAAACCAATCACAGAATCCACATTTAAAAatttcccaaccaccgatttgaaccaactaattattattatttacatcttatatttttattcatattttatttatttgtaggactcacaacaacgtcatcaccgtccaccgtcggctcgctaAAGCTCATTGCCGacagcggcaaaatttattggtacccGAACATTCTTCGGCTTTCCAAATAAACTTCGCCGattattaaaaatatttctcCCGCACGAATAATTCATTTCATTTCACAGATgttaatcaaataattccctacacaggaaataaataaaaataaagctAAATTAGGAATATTGCATCAACAAAAAAACATACATAACACACACAGGCGCGTGTGCAGCACACACACAGGCCGCCTCTCCGGCGGTAACCGGAGGCAGCCGAAAAATAATGAAAACGATCGGGAAAAATCGAGCCAAAACAGCACCAACCACACACTCACGCCCACATATGcttacacacatatatatacacaattAACAAAACCGAACAACACCCACCGAAATAAACCGAGAGCAAAACCGCTGAAATCAACGGGAAAAAGGGAGAAAAGAAGGAAACGGAGAAGAAAATAGAATATGACAGAGTAAagaaggggggagagagagaggagactatagagagagaaagagatcGAGATAGAGAGAGGAGCAAGGGATTGATGCTGCGACCGGAAAGAAAAAGAaggaatgaaaaataaaaaaaaatatacaatTCCGCCACGTATCTGATGCTTAACAAAAACGAGACACGTGTGACTATAATTGACACATACACCCTCTCGCACCCTGTTCTACTCCGTTTGGCTCGCTATAATAGTGTAAATCACGAGTAAAAACAAATCGGAATAGCCCCAAAACAATTCTAAAATTTTCCAAATATTCAAAAATTAGTAAACTATACATTTTGTaattcttttaaatatttttgaaacgcaactcgtgtccgcatttcacaattaacgaaccgagttaCACTTAAAACAAtctcagaaaatcacgaaaattgtcttaaaatgttacaaatatcccggtGTTTATTAAAACATGAAtttgaaatattaaaataatttctgaaatacaatttatacccgcttttatcaattaaatgaatcgacacgcgggtgaaactaactccgaaaattcccaaaataattttaaaattctcagaataatacaaacttgataaaatataagtttcataatttttgtagatttcaataattaaatatggattttatcattaaacacactctgaaaatcatttataaataaataattaatgaaatattgatttctcaattttataaagttctaaaaataattattgaaattataaagtcacaaaaataattttagagacaatccacatgtttacacaaataaacttgcattaaatccacttttaaaagtgaaaacaatacagtatacttaataattaattacacgaacaatCCTGTACACCATGATCACCTACATagataaaaataaaataacacatagctgacaaaagttatacacatatattattccGTTAATCATTCCATAATTACGTATTTAAATAATaccaaaaatacacgagtcgttatatcagtgatgaggaattggaagactacattcccaaacagtctacaacctcaactcaaacatccaagccctctgtggtacatgaggaattcaaggtggatccaacaaagaattttcatggtgagcctattcccaaggatgagccaatagactgggaaagtttttcaattcctgaactcaatttacCCATCTTCgacaagccaaagagaacaaagtctagagcaatcaagaaggtcaagcctatAAGTTTCAGAACCAAAACCCTAGctaaaccaactgtcaacaagggagatcttctatacatctgtgacatcaaagaatttttagagattaatctctacatggatgaactagaagaagtgagagcaattgatgctcacagaaatcttcgtgaaagactggtgtttaagtacaagggagagaaagaaatcacatggcctcttcacaggattcttcaagaaagctgctctgtactgataaagatctactcatccttcaagaaaaactttggatttaatgtgactacAAGGAGATTAGTCtgaaagaagatagaagatctaaggagtaataaagccaaagatgcactcccaaagactctatcaattcccttcacaggaaatagagtgcatttgaggccttattagctgatggaatttatggatgacaagggtgttcgaagattcttcagactggatgaccaattgagtatctctagcaatgagactctgttggaaatgcaagaaaagctggatctatcagatgctgaagaacttgaattccacagacaactccaaaatcaaatagaagaaaataacaggaagcttgggaagaaatccaggcaattaaggaaatagaaatcatctgctcagactagaggagcaccttgacaATAATcgtgagaactctttgtacactttactttattcaattttcaataaatatgtagcacttatcagttttatctactatatttcaatctgtacatttagagtgttttgttatcatcaagtttctcttaatttctggctacaatttcagtagacataaattgggggatattgttaggaatatgttgtgaacttgatgataagttaaacaaaataccttagtagatttaacttagtgaattttgtagctctcgacagatgttctaatatagtcccgatggatgaactttatagtcccgatggatggcaactaaacatccatcgagagtgtagcttatgtaacaataagtattgtagcacatttctgcaaacaacatgtttagttgagtagatgttgtaggTTTCTATAAATCATAATGAGTACATGCTAGATTGAAgtacaaaataggttggctaattgtaaatataagatgacTTGTAATCTTGTACAAGTGAAATAGATTCAAGTGGTAGAAAGACTCCCAACGGATAACAAAGGCTCCTGATGGATGATCACCAAGgttcccgacggatgatcatattcaaaatagctgttggtagtgacaacacagtcacatgcatcgggtgtttgcaaaaggaatgtggtagcctgttaagcaggatttttaGAACAAATAAggattaccatttccatgcaaatgtgaataTATTTAAAGATGCCGGTTAGAGTAATATagcagcatgatattagactagattcattttgttttattgtcttgtcttagtatcatgtaacttggtgatatataaaccaagagtagcaagcAGAACAAAAGAACTAAGTAAGCATATTttccagagaaatagataaggccgtatttgttaagaatttctctgtaagtttgtttgttcacttgtaagaagctgtgtgttattcaaagcatcacagagttctcaatctgatatatatatatatatatatatatatatatatctggtggatatattcaaatccaccagaaactTTTAAAGTTCTGTGTTtaattacttagtgttttgatctCTATTATTTTTCCATTCTgcattactgcaaatcaaacactgttatatattaaattagaacatttttaaaatatcaaaaagaagccagaattacattcaaccccccttatgtaattcttgttgtattgtttggaAATAACACCTTTCTAGGAAAATAACCCATTGAGAAAAGTTCCTAGTAAAGAAAAAAGAGTACATCGattatgaaatttattttaaGTCTTTTAGTCGACGCATGCCAATCTTATTTACCAATTTCTCAAAAATCTATGGGGGTAGTGACTTCGTGAATAGATCTGCAAGGTTGTCACTTGAGCGAATCTATTGGACTTCAATTTCTCCATTCTCTTGAAGATCATGTGTGAAGAAATATTTGGGTAGATATGTTTAGTATTATCATCTTTGATATAACCTTTCTTCAACTGCTCGATGCATGCTGTATTGTCTTCAAACATCACTGTCAGGACTGTCATGTTATGATGCATGCCACATGACTCCTGAATATGTTGACATATTGATCTCAATCAGACACATTCTCGACTAGCTTCATAGATTGCAAGAATTTCTGCATGATTAGAAGATGTAGCAGCCAAAGATTATTTTACGGATCGCCATGAGATGGGTGTATCCCCATAAGTGAACAATAACCTATTTGTGATCGAGCTTTATCTGGATCAGATAAATATCCTGCATCTGCATAACCCGTTAGTACTGCTTTAGATTTATTAGAATAAAATAATCACATATCAATTGTGCCTTGAAGGTACCGAAAAATATGTTTAACTCCATACCAATGCCTCTGAGTTGGAGCGCAACTATGTCTTGCTAATAGATTCACAGAAAATGCTATACCAGGTCGTGTATTATTAGCAAGATACATAAGTGCATCGATAGCGCTAAGATATGGTACTTCAGGACCAAGTAATTCTTCATTTTCTTCCCTTGGTCGAAAAATATCATTTTTCCTCTCAAGTGATCGAACAACCATTTCTCCGCATTATAATTGAACCTGGATGTCCCAACCGGTCATGCCACTACATTTTTGCAAATAAGTAAAGTATTTTTCATTTCTAAGAATGGTGTGAGTAGTTGCACTATCCACAAGACAAATATCTTCGTTTAATATGTGACCAACACGAGAATGAGAAATATCCGTAACACTTTAAATAAAAGTACATAGAATTAGTAACTTTGTGATAATAATTAAATAGATAAAATGTCTtacatataaaacaaaattttcaaccaaacaattattcatatcaTATCTGTATCATTCATATTGTCGTTTCCTTCAGGGTTTTCATAAAAATCAGTCACATCTAAATATGTCATGTCAGAGGGGTTGTACTCGGGTTCTTCATTCCGAAAAGCTAAGTTTGCTTCAACAATCTTTCCTTTCTCCTTCTGGAATGCTTTGTATAGATCAACTAAGTGTTTAGGCATACGACAGGTACACGACCAATGACCTTTCATACCGCATCTATAGCAAACATTCTCAGCATTCTTTTGTCCCCTTTTATCTTTCTCCACCCTTTCATTATTTTTTACCAACTTCGGGTTGTAGTTTGATTTTCCTTGTTTAAAATAATAGTTATTCCTTACTTGATTTCCTCGACCGCGTCCACGTCCACAGCCATGTCCACCACCATGTCCTCGCCCAAAATTATAAGTTGCCACATTCACTTCAGGGAAAGGGCTAGAGCCAGTTGGGCGAGACTCATGATTCTTCATTAAAAGTTTGTTATTTTGTTCAGCAACAAGAAGACAAGAAATTAAATCTGAATATTTTGTAAAACCTTTTTCATGGTATTGTTGCTGGAGGAGTACATTTGAGGTATGAAAAGTTGAATAAGTTTTTTCCAACATGTCTGCGTCAATAATATTTTCTCCACATAATTTTAGTTGAGAGCATATTTTAAAAAGTGTGGAGTTATATTCACTGacagttttaaaatcttgaaGTCTCAAATGCATCCAGTCATATCGAGCTTTTGGAAGAATCACAGTATTTTGGTGatcatatatatattttaaaattttccaaagTTTAAGTGGATCTTTCACATTAAGGTATTCAATTTTAAGTCCATCACGGAGATGACGACGG
This window contains:
- the LOC141673966 gene encoding uncharacterized protein LOC141673966, producing MSNFTKLEFEALDIIGKNYLSWILDIEIHLATQGLGDTIKEGNKESESNHAKAMIFLRRHLRDGLKIEYLNVKDPLKLWKILKYIYDHQNTVILPKARYDWMHLRLQDFKTVSEYNSTLFKICSQLKLCGENIIDADMLEKTYSTFHTSNVLLQQQYHEKGFTKYSDLISCLLVAEQNNKLLMKNHESRPTGSSPFPEVNVATYNFGRGHGGGHGCGRGRGRGNQVRNNYYFKQGKSNYNPKLVKNNERVEKDKRGQKNAENVCYRCGMKGHWSCTCRMPKHLVDLYKAFQKEKGKIVEANLAFRNEEPEYNPSDMTYLDVTDFYENPEGNDNMNDTDMI